TGATGCGGGCAAAATTCGCCTAGACGAGCTGCTCACCATGCGAAAGGATCTGGTGGTTTCCGAATCGGGCACCATGCAGTATCAACCCGTTGGGACTAAATTCACAGCCCTAGAAACGGCGACCAATATGATTGTCATTAGCGACAATACGGCCACCAATATGCTGATTGATCGCTTGGGTGGGGCACAACAACTCAACCAGCGCTTCCTGAACTGGGGTTTGAGCCATACCCAAATTCACCACTTTTTGCCAGATTTAGCCGGAACCAATGTGACGACACCCCACGATCTGGCCAACCTCATGGCGCTGATCAGTCAGGGGAAGCTCGTCTCGATGAAATCCCGCGATCGCCTATTGTCTATTATGCGCCAAACCGTTACCAACACCCTCTTACCCCAAGGGTTAGGAGCCGGGGCAACCATTGCTCACAAAACGGGAGATATTGGTGCCATGGTTGGAGATGTGGGCCTAATTGATATGCCCAACGGCAAGCGCTATGTTGCCGTGGCTATGGTGAAACGTCCCTTCAATGACCCCCGTGCCCAAGAACTGATTCGCCAAACCTCGCGAGTAGCTTATCGCTACCTCCTGAAACCAGCGTCTACTCCCACCGTGGTTCAACCGACCAGTGCTGCTCCCGAGGCGACGATTCCCAGTGCTGTGGTCACCCCCACCCCAGCCTCTGGGACGACTGCAACTGAACCATGAGCCTCACAGAACAGATCCTCACCGCCCTCCCCGGTGATGCCTGGGGTGGGTTGCGGCGGGTCGATCAGCGTTGGCAATCCCTCAAAACAGGGGCACTGCCCTTTCCAGAGGTGGTGCAGGAGGATGTGGTGTCCCTAGGCAGTCCTGACTGGGATGTGGTGATCTGTGGGGGGACTCTGGGGATTCTGATGGGTTGTGCCCTCAGCCGTCGTGGCTGGCGGGTAACGGTGCTAGAACAGGGGATGCTGCGGGGCAGGGATCAGGAGTGGAATATTTCCCGCCAAGAATTGGAGACATTTCTAGACTTAGAGCTATTAACCTCGGCGGAGTTGGAGCAGGCGATCGCCACTGAATTTAATCCAGTACGGGTGCAATTTGCGGGTACGCCAGCGGTTTGGGTTCGCGATGTCCTCAATATTGGCATTGACCCGGGTTTTTTTATTGGCAACGCTGCGGCAGCGATTTCTAGCAGATGGGGGACAATTATGCGAACAGACGGCGTTTACATCAGCCACGGTTTATGGCGATGGGGTGAGGGTTGCCGCCCGTAGCCAAGGAACGGAGATCCACCTAACAACCCGCTTACTCATTGATGCCATGGGTCACGGATCGCCCCTGGTACAGCAGGCTCGCCGAGGGCAACGACCCGACAGTGTGTGCTTGGTGGTGGGGAGTTGTGCCCAAGGGTTTCCCCCCAACCTGACCGGGGATCTAATGGTCTCGCTGACACCGTTACAAAATCAATGCCAGTACTTTTGGGAAGCCTTCCCCGCCAGGGAAGGTCGTACCACCTACCTCTTCACCTATGTGGATGTTGATCCTGCACGTCCCAGTTTGGAGCAATTGTTTGCTGAGTATCTGCGGCTGCTGCCGGCCTATCAGGGCATCGAACTAGCCCAAGTGCAATTCAAACGGGCGCTATATGGATTTTTCCCCTGCTATCAACAGAGTCCCCTCCAGTTGCCCTGGAACCGGATGTTGCCCGTGGGAGATAGTAGTGGCAGTCAGTCGCCCCTTAGCTTCGGGGGTTTTGGAGCCATGGTGCGCCACCTAGGGCGACTGTCAACGGGAATTGATCAGGCATTGCGACAGGAATGTCTCCAGCGCGATCACTTGGCACTGTTGCAGCCCTATCAACCGAGTTTATCAGTCACTTGGTTGTTTCAACGGGCGATGAGTGCCCGTGTGGAACAGTCCCTGGCCCCTGATCAGATAAATCAGTTACTCGGGGCTGTGTTTCAGAGCATGGCTCAATTCGGGGGATCCGGTGTTGCGCCCCTTCCTTCAGGATGTGGTGCAGTTTCCCGCCCTTTCCCAGTCGTTGCTGATCACAGCCCTTCACCATCCCGTACTGGTTGCCAAAGTCCTTCCCCAGGTAGGGGTTCCAGCTTTACTCAACTGGATGGCTCACTATATCAATCTGGGAACCTACACCCTCCTATCCCAGCTGACTCCTCTACTGACTCCGTGGATCAATTCCCTCAATGGCAGCCAGCAATACGCTTGGCAGCGTCGCCTAGAAGCCTGGAACTACGGCAGTGGTCAAGATACTCCAGTAACATGGCTGATTCCCCAGCCGCCCAACACGGGTACTAACTAACACGAATCGTGGGCTTTGATCAAAGGAATCCATCGATTCAAGAATAACGTTCCACAGGTGCTGAAGATAGGGAATCAAGAACGGCTGGAGGCATTCGATCATTAAGAGATATTTTTGGCTTGGGATGGATCAAATGGACGATCTGCTGGAGCATCTGTGGCTTCCAAGTCTTGACGCTCTTCTCTTTGGTAAGGAGCAGGATTTCTGGAATATGAGACAATATAATCAATGAGCTGAACCTCCAAAGCAGATTGATGTATCCTTGAACCAATCATGCAAGGTAATGTTGTATGAAGACTCAGCCATTAGACCTCTCCATCAAGCTGGGTGATTACGGATATCAAATCATTCGTGAAAACTTCCAGAGGTTTGTCGATCAAGAAGCAGCTGTTTTAAAAGATAAAGATCCTGAACCCCTGCATCAGATGCGTGTGGGGATGCGACGGTTGAGAACAGCGGTTCAAGTATTTAGCACCGCGATCGCATTACCAAAGGTGGTGAGCGATGGATCGATTGGGAAAATTGCCAAGAGATTGGGGAAAACCCGAGACTTAGATGTATTGCAATACGAGTTGGTAACTCACTATCAACCTTTGTTGCAAAGGCCAGAACGGTCAAATTTTGATGAGGTTTTGAAGCATTTGCAACAAACCCGTGGGGAAAGCTTTCTGCATTTGCAGGAAACCCTGAATGGCGATCGCTATCATAAATTAAAGCAAGCCATCCAAGTTTGGATCGACCAGCCGACCTTTACTCTGATGGGGGCTTTATCCGTCCGAGAAATTTTGCCCGATCTGCTGCTGCCATTAATCTGCCAACTCTTTCTCCATCCAGGGTGGTTAGTGGGAACAACTATTCAGGCGGGGAAGGTGACGCTATTATCGATTGAAAATTCTGCGGAGTTAAATCTGCAATTGGAGCAATTTTCTGACGTTCTTCATGACCTGCGGAAGCAAATGAAGGGCGTTCGCTACCAGGCAGAGTTCTTTTCAGATTTTTATGAAGCCTCCTACCTGCAACGAATTGAGGAATTTAGGACTATCCAGGATGTTCTAGGTCAGCTTCAAGATCATGAAGTCTTGCTTCAGTTTTTAGCATCTACCTTGAAGGGGGATTTATCAACAGTGTTGCCCACCGTCAACCAGATCCTGCAACAGCAACAAGCCACATTTTGGCAAACCTGGCAACCGCTCCAACAGCATTATCTCTGTTCAGACGTTCGTCAATCCTTGCGATCGCTGCTCACCACACCCCGGCAATTAACACCAGCATCTTCCCAAACAGGTAAAAGAGCCGCAAAAACAGCAAAACAGCTGCATAAAACCGTTGAAATCTGAAAAAAACTCTGGAATCTTGAAACCGATTGATCAAATCCGGAGAGCACATCGATTCAGGAGTTTTTTACATGATTAGTCAAATTTTAGACACCAGTGACGCACCGATTGATCTATCCAGTCCCCAGGTCTTGCTATCGACGCTGCAAAGCCTGCGCCAAACTGTGGAAACTGAAGGAGCAGCTACCTTTAACCAGTGGCGATCGCAGATTCAGCGGCCTGAGTTTCTTTCTAGTGCCCTGAATCTAGCTCAATATCTTGCCTTACGTCGCCATGACCTTCGCGATCTGCAAGCCGCACTCATGCCTTGGGGCTTATCCTCATTGGGGCGAATTGAAGCCCGAGTCATGCCTAATCTTGAGGCCGTTATTGCCACCCTGGCCGTCATTTGCGGCCAAGCCACTACTGAGCAGCTCCACCGCCCCCCGATCGCATCTTTTTTTGAGGGCAATCGTTTACTACGGCAGCACACCGAGGAATTATTTGGCCCCACCCTCTCCCATCGTCGGGTCAGAATTATGGTCACCTTACCCACGGAGGCTGCCACTGACTATGGGTTAGTGCGAGAAATTGTCCGACGGGGGGTCAAACTGCGTCCGCATCAACTGCGCCCACGATGATCCAGAGACCTGGAAGTGCATGATTGACCATATTCGTCGAGCAGAGCAGGAGAACGGCACGAGTTGTAAAGTCATGATGGATTTAGCAGGCCCTAAAATCCGCACCGGATCAGTCCTTGCCCCCCTTAATAAAACCCGGGTGTTTCGAGGAGATCATATCCTGCTGTCGCGGTGCAAGTCTGAACTCGGCAATGAAATTGTGTCAGATGAGGCCATCCCATCCCCTGTAGACAACTTTCAAACGTGCTGTACGGTTCCTGAAATTCTCGATTTACTTGTTGTTGACACACCGGTTTATATTGATGATGGCAAGATTCGGACACGGGTGGTTGACACCCAATACCCCTTGCCCGATGGGCAACTCGGACTGTTATTACAAGTCACCCATGCCAGCCCCAAGGGGATCAAACTGCGGCCCGAAAAGGGGTTAAATTTTCCCAACACAATTTTGCCACTCAACCCACTCACCGCGAAAGATTTATCGGATCTGGATTTTGTTGCCGCTCATGCAGAGATTATTGGTTACTCTTTTGTACAGCGACCTGCCGATA
Above is a genomic segment from Neosynechococcus sphagnicola sy1 containing:
- a CDS encoding serine hydrolase, with amino-acid sequence MRKDLVVSESGTMQYQPVGTKFTALETATNMIVISDNTATNMLIDRLGGAQQLNQRFLNWGLSHTQIHHFLPDLAGTNVTTPHDLANLMALISQGKLVSMKSRDRLLSIMRQTVTNTLLPQGLGAGATIAHKTGDIGAMVGDVGLIDMPNGKRYVAVAMVKRPFNDPRAQELIRQTSRVAYRYLLKPASTPTVVQPTSAAPEATIPSAVVTPTPASGTTATEP
- a CDS encoding CHAD domain-containing protein, yielding MKTQPLDLSIKLGDYGYQIIRENFQRFVDQEAAVLKDKDPEPLHQMRVGMRRLRTAVQVFSTAIALPKVVSDGSIGKIAKRLGKTRDLDVLQYELVTHYQPLLQRPERSNFDEVLKHLQQTRGESFLHLQETLNGDRYHKLKQAIQVWIDQPTFTLMGALSVREILPDLLLPLICQLFLHPGWLVGTTIQAGKVTLLSIENSAELNLQLEQFSDVLHDLRKQMKGVRYQAEFFSDFYEASYLQRIEEFRTIQDVLGQLQDHEVLLQFLASTLKGDLSTVLPTVNQILQQQQATFWQTWQPLQQHYLCSDVRQSLRSLLTTPRQLTPASSQTGKRAAKTAKQLHKTVEI
- a CDS encoding pyruvate kinase; protein product: MSDGGSNCVRINCAHDDPETWKCMIDHIRRAEQENGTSCKVMMDLAGPKIRTGSVLAPLNKTRVFRGDHILLSRCKSELGNEIVSDEAIPSPVDNFQTCCTVPEILDLLVVDTPVYIDDGKIRTRVVDTQYPLPDGQLGLLLQVTHASPKGIKLRPEKGLNFPNTILPLNPLTAKDLSDLDFVAAHAEIIGYSFVQRPADMELLQQELDQRSGERRSRPAIVAKIETAIAVSNLPELIIYAAGKQSFGVMIARGDLAVEIGYQRLTEIQEEILWLCEAAHVPVIWATQVLESLVKNGAPSRGEMTDAAMAERAECVMLNKGPFIAEAITILDDVLTRMEAHQMKKTPQLRALHSW